A stretch of the Argentina anserina chromosome 6, drPotAnse1.1, whole genome shotgun sequence genome encodes the following:
- the LOC126800811 gene encoding heavy metal-associated isoprenylated plant protein 36-like, translated as MASTTEPKGEIQDVAEDVFTETLRYKTWILKLSIHCPACGKKVTKILKKIDGVYITEVDFAQQRVTVIGDVEPEIMIKALSKKTSKHVELIRPETKANPEENQCIPKSKEKQSYPNEASEERKENHSDGEDKKKGKQPVKSEVVKVVESGGGGSKNFEAGSSSYTKSVEEPDGGKQSEGGEKQAVDEKSGAVDGDGSGDGGGKKENKSKKQNVNVTEGKITEIGDVAPSTAPPAQTGPLRQPQPQVANVQTTVPKVQKPFPMPLYHDKPQQREVHDHPRQQQQPFEHPHPRQQQCFTPVHAMNYRVAHPSVSNDTARYAAPPADPQTHTYAHWGLENEFVDPLLDSLPAALPSHQHQHPYNSSDSSDAFSYFSDENPNACSIM; from the exons ATGGCTTCAACAACTGAACCCAAAGGAGAGATTCAAGATGTAGCTGAGGATGTTTTCACCGAAACTCTCAGATACAAG ACTTGGATTTTGAAGCTTTCTATTCACTGTCCTGCGTGCGGGAAGAAGGTCActaaaattttaaagaaaatcgaTG GGGTGTATATAACTGAAGTTGACTTTGCACAACAAAGAGTGACCGTCATTGGGGATGTGGAGCCGGAAATCATGATCAAAGCTCTGTCCAAGAAGACATCTAAACATGTTGAGTTGATAAGGCCTGAAACCAAGGCCAATCCCGAAGAAAACCAATGTATCCCCAAAAGCAAAGAGAAACAGAGCTACCCTAATGAAGCATctgaggaaagaaaagaaaatcacagtGACGGTGAAGATAAGAAAAAGGGAAAGCAGCCGGTGAAAAGTGAAGTTGTTAAGGTTGTGGAGTCCGGTGGTGGTGGCAGTAAGAACTTTGAAGCTGGTAGCTCAAGTTATACCAAGAGTGTCGAGGAGCCTGATGGTGGCAAACAAAGTGAAGGTGGTGAGAAGCAAGCTGTGGATGAGAAAAGTGGAGCTGTTGATGGCGACGGGagtggtgatggtggtggtaAAAAGGAGAATAAGAGTAAGAAGCAGAATGTGAATGTAACTGAGGGTAAAATCACTGAAATAGGTGACGTGGCACCAAGCACCGCACCACCGGCTCAGACTGGGCCTCTGCGGCAGCCACAGCCTCAAGTAGCCAATGTGCAGACTACAGTGCCTAAAGTGCAGAAGCCTTTCCCTATGCCACTATATCATGACAAGCCACAACAACGTGAGGTGCATGATCACCCAAGGCAGCAACAACAACCGTTTGAGCATCCTCACCCAAGGCAGCAGCAGTGTTTCACTCCGGTGCATGCAATGAACTACCGTGTAGCCCACCCCAGCGTCAGCAACGACACTGCTCGCTATGCTGCACCACCCGCCGATCCTCAGACTCATACTTATGCGCATTGGGGACTGGAAAATGAGTTTGTTGATCCACTTTTGGACAGCCTTCCAGCAGCGCTGCCGTCCCATCAGCATCAGCATCCTTACAATTCATCCGATTCCTCCGATGCATTCTCATATTTCAGCGATGAGAATCCTAATGCGTGTAGTATCATGTGA